Proteins encoded by one window of Vibrio rumoiensis:
- a CDS encoding U32 family peptidase — MTQENNLQYSLGPILYFWPKANVESFYQQAKQSQADIIYLGESVCSKRREMKPAQWFDIAKELAEAGKQVVLSTMALLEAPSEVNVMKRYIDNGDFAIEANDVSAIQLAHEAKIPFVVGTAVNTYNAHTLKLFAKLGMIRWCMPVELSRDWLLNTLEQCDELGIREQFEVEVFSYGYLPLAYSARCFTARAEDKAKDDCETCCIKYPTGIQVSSQEGQEVFNLNGIQTQSGYCYNLGNDLQSMKGFVDVVRLSPLGTETLTTLSNFKANEDNQNRIITDSKQCNGYWHQLAGLVQH, encoded by the coding sequence ATGACTCAAGAAAATAACTTACAATACTCCCTTGGCCCTATTCTTTATTTTTGGCCAAAAGCCAATGTGGAAAGTTTTTATCAGCAAGCAAAACAAAGCCAGGCTGACATCATTTATCTTGGCGAATCGGTTTGCTCTAAACGCCGAGAAATGAAACCGGCTCAATGGTTTGATATTGCCAAAGAATTAGCGGAGGCGGGTAAACAAGTCGTCTTATCAACCATGGCTTTGCTTGAAGCGCCAAGTGAAGTGAATGTGATGAAAAGATACATCGACAATGGCGACTTTGCTATTGAAGCGAATGATGTTTCAGCGATTCAGTTAGCGCATGAAGCGAAGATCCCTTTCGTAGTAGGCACAGCTGTGAATACTTATAATGCCCACACGCTAAAATTGTTTGCCAAACTAGGCATGATACGCTGGTGTATGCCAGTTGAGTTATCTCGAGATTGGTTACTTAACACATTAGAGCAATGTGATGAACTGGGCATTCGTGAGCAATTTGAAGTAGAAGTATTCAGTTATGGATATTTACCTCTCGCCTACTCTGCTCGTTGCTTTACCGCGCGCGCTGAAGATAAAGCGAAAGATGATTGTGAAACTTGCTGTATCAAGTATCCAACAGGTATTCAAGTAAGCAGCCAAGAAGGTCAAGAAGTCTTCAACTTAAATGGTATCCAAACGCAGTCTGGTTATTGTTATAACCTAGGTAATGATCTGCAGAGCATGAAAGGTTTTGTTGATGTGGTGCGTTTAAGTCCATTAGGTACAGAAACACTGACCACATTATCGAATTTTAAAGCCAATGAGGATAATCAAAATCGAATCATTACCGATAGCAAGCAATGTAATGGTTATTGGCATCAATTGGCGGGACTAGTGCAGCATTAA
- the nusA gene encoding transcription termination factor NusA: MNREILAVVEAVSNEKAVPRERIFEALEIALATATKKKSPHEIEVRVEIDRKTGDFETFRRWLVVEEVEFPTKEISIEAAQYDDETIELGGYIEDDMESVTFDRITTQTAKQVIVQKVREAERAQIVEQFIDNEGELVTGVVKKATRDAVIVDLGNNAESVILREDQLPRENLRPGDRIRGLLYAVKPEARGFQLFLTRSKPEMLIELFRIEVPEIGEELIELKAAARDPGSRAKIAVKTNDRRIDPVGACVGMRGARVQAVSGELGGERIDIVLWDDNPAQFVINAMAPADVASIIVDEDSHSMDIAVEADNLAQAIGRSGQNVRLASQLTGWELNVMTVADLNSKHQEESVAAIESFVKHLDIEQDFAELLVEEGFSTLEEIAYVPVNELLEIDGLEEEMVEELRVRAKNALTTLALAQEESFEGLEPAEDLLALDGLEREMAFKLAAKGVVTLEDLADQGTDDLEGIEGLDEVRAGELIMAARNICWFGDEE, translated from the coding sequence ATGAACAGAGAAATTTTAGCGGTTGTTGAAGCAGTTTCGAATGAAAAAGCTGTTCCCCGTGAGCGTATTTTTGAAGCATTAGAAATTGCTTTAGCTACGGCAACAAAAAAGAAAAGCCCACACGAAATTGAAGTGCGTGTTGAGATTGACCGTAAAACCGGTGATTTCGAAACTTTCCGTCGTTGGTTAGTGGTTGAAGAAGTTGAATTTCCAACTAAGGAAATTTCAATTGAAGCTGCTCAATACGATGATGAAACTATCGAGCTTGGTGGCTATATTGAAGATGATATGGAGTCAGTCACTTTTGACCGTATTACGACTCAAACCGCTAAGCAAGTTATCGTCCAGAAAGTACGTGAAGCTGAGCGCGCTCAAATCGTTGAACAATTTATTGATAACGAAGGTGAGTTAGTAACTGGTGTTGTGAAAAAAGCAACACGTGATGCAGTTATCGTAGATTTAGGTAATAACGCAGAATCCGTCATTTTACGTGAAGACCAATTACCACGTGAAAACCTACGCCCAGGTGACCGTATTCGCGGCCTTCTGTATGCAGTTAAGCCAGAAGCTCGTGGTTTCCAACTGTTCTTAACTCGCTCTAAGCCAGAAATGCTGATTGAACTTTTCCGCATTGAAGTGCCAGAAATTGGTGAAGAACTGATTGAATTAAAAGCAGCCGCTCGCGATCCAGGTTCTCGTGCGAAGATCGCGGTGAAAACTAACGACCGTCGTATTGATCCAGTTGGTGCTTGTGTTGGTATGCGTGGCGCACGTGTACAAGCGGTATCTGGCGAGCTTGGTGGCGAGCGTATCGATATCGTGCTTTGGGATGATAACCCAGCGCAATTCGTGATTAACGCAATGGCACCTGCTGATGTGGCTTCAATTATTGTTGATGAAGATTCTCACTCAATGGATATTGCCGTTGAAGCGGATAACCTAGCTCAAGCGATTGGCCGTAGTGGTCAAAACGTACGTCTAGCATCTCAGCTTACCGGTTGGGAATTGAATGTAATGACGGTGGCTGACTTAAATAGCAAGCACCAAGAAGAATCGGTAGCCGCTATCGAAAGCTTCGTGAAACATTTAGATATCGAGCAAGATTTTGCCGAGTTACTGGTTGAAGAAGGCTTCTCTACTCTTGAAGAGATTGCTTACGTTCCAGTAAACGAATTACTAGAAATTGATGGCCTTGAAGAAGAGATGGTTGAAGAACTACGCGTTCGTGCAAAAAATGCATTAACAACTTTAGCTCTTGCTCAAGAAGAATCATTTGAAGGTTTAGAGCCTGCTGAAGACCTACTTGCTTTAGATGGCTTAGAGCGCGAAATGGCGTTTAAACTCGCAGCTAAAGGGGTAGTGACTTTAGAAGATTTAGCTGACCAAGGCACCGATGACCTAGAAGGCATCGAAGGCCTAGATGAAGTACGTGCAGGCGAATTAATTATGGCCGCGCGTAACATTTGCTGGTTTGGCGACGAAGAATAA
- the truB gene encoding tRNA pseudouridine(55) synthase TruB, translating into MARRRRGRPIDGVLLLDKPTSISSNDALQKVKRLYFAEKAGHTGALDPLATGMLPICLGEATKFSQFLLDSDKRYRVIAKLGERTDTSDSDGEVVQTRDVKIDRGLLERCIAKFRGTTDQIPSMFSALKYQGKPLYEYARQGIEVPRESRKITVFEITLLRFEGHEVEMEVHCSKGTYIRTIVDDLGEMLGCGAHVTYLRRVGVARYPYEKMVTLEQLEALLEQAREQDIEPRELLDPLLLPMDTAVEDLPEVNMNLALAELAQHGQPVQVSGAPAEGVVRMTMGEERTFIGVANIDDDGRVAPKRLVVFR; encoded by the coding sequence ATGGCTCGTAGACGTCGTGGTCGTCCTATAGATGGCGTTTTATTACTAGATAAACCAACCAGTATCAGCTCAAATGATGCGCTGCAAAAAGTGAAGCGACTCTATTTTGCTGAAAAAGCAGGCCATACTGGTGCACTCGATCCACTCGCTACTGGGATGCTGCCTATTTGTTTAGGTGAAGCAACCAAGTTCTCTCAATTCTTACTCGATTCTGATAAGCGTTATCGTGTGATCGCCAAATTAGGTGAGCGAACTGATACTTCGGATTCGGATGGTGAGGTCGTGCAAACTCGTGATGTGAAAATTGACCGTGGGTTACTTGAACGTTGTATTGCGAAATTTCGTGGCACAACCGATCAAATTCCATCGATGTTTTCAGCGCTAAAATACCAAGGCAAGCCTTTGTATGAATATGCACGTCAAGGTATTGAAGTACCACGAGAGTCGCGCAAAATTACGGTGTTTGAGATTACCTTGCTTCGATTTGAAGGGCATGAAGTTGAGATGGAAGTACATTGCTCAAAAGGCACTTACATCCGAACTATCGTGGATGACTTGGGCGAAATGCTAGGTTGTGGTGCTCATGTAACTTACCTACGTCGAGTCGGTGTTGCTCGTTATCCCTATGAGAAAATGGTCACGCTTGAGCAGCTTGAAGCCTTGTTAGAACAAGCTCGTGAACAAGATATTGAACCGCGTGAATTACTTGATCCATTGTTATTACCAATGGATACCGCGGTGGAAGATCTTCCAGAAGTGAATATGAACCTAGCGTTGGCTGAGTTAGCTCAACACGGCCAACCAGTGCAAGTTTCTGGTGCTCCAGCTGAAGGGGTGGTTCGTATGACGATGGGAGAAGAGCGTACCTTTATTGGTGTGGCTAATATCGATGATGATGGACGTGTCGCACCGAAAAGACTCGTGGTGTTTAGATAA
- the rbfA gene encoding 30S ribosome-binding factor RbfA — MSKEFSRAQRVAQQLQKELASILQRDVRDSRIGMVTISDVEVSRDLAYAKVFVTFFCVGEQTPESSLAALKEHEVAVRMALGKRIRLRLTPEVRFTYDNTLVEGMRMSNLVSEVVSKDNKRKKEAGREDEGEE, encoded by the coding sequence ATGTCAAAAGAATTTAGTCGTGCACAACGAGTTGCACAGCAGTTACAAAAAGAATTAGCGTCAATCTTGCAGCGTGACGTACGTGATTCACGTATTGGTATGGTGACTATTTCTGACGTAGAAGTGTCACGTGACCTTGCTTATGCCAAAGTTTTTGTGACCTTCTTTTGTGTCGGTGAGCAAACTCCTGAATCGAGCTTAGCAGCCTTGAAAGAACATGAAGTTGCTGTGCGTATGGCACTAGGTAAGCGTATTCGCCTACGCCTAACACCAGAAGTTCGCTTTACTTATGACAACACACTGGTTGAAGGTATGCGTATGTCTAACCTTGTGAGTGAAGTTGTCAGCAAAGATAACAAGCGTAAAAAAGAAGCTGGTCGTGAGGACGAAGGAGAAGAGTAA
- the pnp gene encoding polyribonucleotide nucleotidyltransferase: MKAIVKKFQYGNHTVTLETGVMARQATAAVMASMDDTSVFVSVVAKKDAVEGQDFFPLTVNYQERTYAAGKIPGGFFKREGRPSEGETLTARLIDRPIRPLFPDAFKNEVQVIATVVSVNPDIQPDMITMIATSAALAISGVPFNGPIGAARVGHINGELVLNPSQTELESSKLDLVVAGTAGAVLMVESEADNLTEEEMLAAVVYGHDQQQVVISAINEFAAEVATPAWDWTAPAENTELKAKIAELAESELVEAYQITEKMARYDRIHQLGNEVKEKLLAENEELNPKEIHTIFHDLEKTVVRSRIIAGQPRIDGREKDMVRALDVRTGVLPRTHGSSLFTRGETQALVTATLGTQRDAQIIDSLLGEKKDHFLLHYNFPPYCVGETGFVGSPKRREIGHGKLAKRGIAAVMPSVEEFPYTVRIVSEITESNGSSSMASVCGTSLALMDAGVPIKASVAGIAMGLVKEGDDFVVLSDILGDEDHLGDMDFKVAGTNEGITALQMDIKIEGITKEIMQIALNQAQGARKHILSVMDEAISGAREEISEFAPRIYTMKISSEKIKDVIGKGGAVIRALTEETGTTIEIDDDGTIKIAATEGKAAKEAIRRIEEITAEVEVGRIYSGKVARLADFGAFVTILPGKDGLVHISQIADKRIEKVSDYLSEGQEVQVKVLEIDRQGRVRLSMKEAVETTEAPAEPSAE, translated from the coding sequence GTGAAAGCAATCGTAAAAAAATTCCAGTACGGTAACCATACCGTTACTTTAGAAACTGGCGTAATGGCTCGCCAAGCAACTGCAGCTGTTATGGCAAGCATGGATGACACTTCAGTATTTGTTTCTGTTGTGGCTAAAAAAGACGCGGTTGAAGGTCAAGATTTCTTCCCGCTAACAGTGAACTACCAAGAGCGTACCTATGCTGCTGGTAAAATTCCTGGTGGTTTCTTCAAGCGTGAAGGTCGTCCTTCTGAAGGCGAAACTCTAACCGCTCGTCTAATTGACCGTCCAATTCGTCCACTTTTCCCGGATGCATTTAAAAACGAAGTTCAAGTGATTGCGACTGTGGTTTCTGTAAACCCAGACATTCAGCCTGATATGATCACGATGATCGCAACTTCAGCGGCATTAGCTATCTCTGGTGTACCATTCAATGGTCCAATCGGTGCGGCACGTGTTGGTCACATCAATGGTGAGCTAGTGCTTAACCCAAGCCAAACTGAGCTTGAGTCTTCTAAACTTGATCTAGTGGTAGCTGGTACAGCTGGCGCAGTATTAATGGTTGAATCAGAAGCTGACAACCTAACTGAAGAAGAAATGCTAGCGGCAGTTGTTTACGGTCACGACCAACAACAAGTTGTGATCTCTGCCATCAATGAGTTTGCTGCTGAAGTGGCGACTCCTGCGTGGGATTGGACTGCACCGGCTGAAAATACAGAACTAAAAGCAAAAATTGCAGAGCTAGCAGAAAGCGAATTAGTTGAAGCTTACCAAATCACTGAAAAGATGGCGCGTTATGACCGTATCCATCAGCTTGGTAATGAAGTAAAAGAAAAGCTACTAGCTGAAAACGAAGAATTGAATCCAAAAGAAATTCACACGATTTTCCATGATTTGGAAAAAACAGTTGTACGTAGCCGCATTATTGCTGGCCAACCACGTATCGATGGTCGTGAAAAAGACATGGTTCGTGCACTAGACGTTCGCACTGGCGTTCTTCCTCGTACCCACGGTTCTTCTTTGTTTACTCGTGGTGAAACTCAAGCACTTGTTACTGCAACGCTTGGCACACAACGTGATGCACAAATCATTGATAGCCTATTAGGTGAGAAGAAAGATCACTTCCTTCTACACTACAACTTCCCTCCATACTGTGTAGGTGAAACGGGTTTTGTTGGTTCACCTAAGCGTCGTGAAATTGGCCATGGTAAATTAGCGAAACGTGGTATTGCTGCGGTAATGCCTTCTGTTGAAGAATTCCCATACACAGTACGTATCGTTTCAGAAATCACTGAATCAAATGGTTCGTCTTCAATGGCGTCTGTTTGTGGTACTTCTCTTGCGCTTATGGATGCGGGTGTACCAATTAAAGCTTCTGTTGCAGGTATCGCAATGGGTCTTGTTAAAGAAGGCGACGATTTCGTTGTTCTTTCTGATATCCTTGGCGACGAAGATCACCTAGGTGACATGGACTTTAAAGTAGCGGGTACTAACGAAGGTATCACTGCGCTGCAAATGGATATCAAAATCGAAGGTATCACTAAAGAAATCATGCAAATTGCGCTTAACCAAGCACAAGGTGCACGTAAGCACATCCTTTCTGTAATGGATGAAGCGATTTCTGGTGCTCGTGAAGAGATTTCTGAATTTGCTCCACGTATCTACACCATGAAGATCAGCTCTGAGAAAATCAAAGACGTGATCGGTAAAGGTGGTGCTGTGATTCGTGCGCTTACTGAAGAGACTGGTACGACAATCGAAATCGATGACGACGGTACAATCAAAATTGCAGCAACTGAAGGTAAAGCGGCGAAAGAAGCGATTCGTCGTATTGAAGAAATCACTGCTGAAGTTGAAGTGGGCCGTATTTACTCTGGTAAAGTGGCGCGTCTTGCCGACTTTGGTGCCTTCGTAACGATTCTTCCTGGTAAAGATGGTTTAGTACACATTTCTCAAATCGCTGATAAGCGTATCGAAAAAGTGTCTGACTACCTATCTGAAGGTCAAGAAGTTCAAGTTAAAGTACTTGAGATTGATCGCCAAGGTCGCGTACGTCTAAGCATGAAAGAAGCGGTAGAAACAACTGAAGCACCGGCTGAACCATCAGCTGAGTAA
- the rpsO gene encoding 30S ribosomal protein S15: MSLNAETKAAIVADYAQAEGDTGSPEVQVALLTASINHLQGHFADHKHDHHSRRGLLRMVSRRRKLLDYLKGKDLDRYFALIKRLGLRR; the protein is encoded by the coding sequence ATGTCTCTGAATGCAGAAACTAAAGCAGCAATCGTTGCAGATTACGCACAAGCTGAAGGCGATACTGGTTCACCAGAAGTACAAGTAGCACTACTTACTGCTTCTATCAACCACCTACAAGGTCACTTCGCTGATCACAAACACGATCACCACAGCCGTCGCGGTCTACTACGTATGGTTTCTCGTCGTCGTAAACTTCTAGATTACCTAAAAGGTAAAGACCTAGATCGTTACTTCGCTCTAATCAAGCGTCTTGGCCTACGTCGTTAA
- the infB gene encoding translation initiation factor IF-2, producing MTELTVKALSEEIGTPVEHLVEQLADAGMKKTSTDSVTDAEKQQLLAHLKKGNGSNSDSEPTRLTLQRKTKSTLSVSAGGGKSKEVQVEVRKKRTYVKRTAVDEEAKREAEEQAAREAAEIAKREAEEKAKLEAEAKAKAEAEAKAKREAEEKAKREAAEKAKAEEAKAAAKRSPEEKAQHEAAKKEAEALKRRQEEEAQRKAEQEAQKLVEEARKLAEENEARWSEEEKKKKESENSDYHVTTNKHARDAEDEADRRSEASRRKKKKPAKKEEERFSGRNARGGRNRKGKLAKPTSMQQGFDKNATVAKADVVIGETIVVSELANKMSVKGTEVIKTMMKMGAMATINQVIDQETAALVAEEMGHKVVLRKENELEEAILSDRDNTTEAVPRAPVVTIMGHVDHGKTSTLDYIRRSRVASGEAGGITQHIGAYHVETDNGMITFLDTPGHAAFTSMRARGAQATDIVVLVVAADDGVMPQTVEAIQHAKAAGVPLIIAVNKIDKEDANPDNVKNELAQYDVIPEEWGGENMFVHISAKTGENIDGLLEAILLQAEVLELKAVTDGMASGVVVESRLDKGRGPVATVLVQAGTLRKGDIVLCGQEYGRIRAMRDENGQEITEAGPSMPAEILGLSGVPASGDEATVVRDERKAREVANYRQGKFRDVKLARQQKSKLENMFSNMEAGEVAELNVVLKADVQGSVEAIADSLRKLSTDEVKVNIVGSGVGGITETDAVLAAASNAIILGFNVRADASARRTVENESLDLRYYSIIYQLIDEVKLAMGGMLAPEFKQEIIGLAEVRDVFKSPKLGAIAGCMVTEGVIKRSNPIRVLRDNVVIYEGELESLRRFKDDVQEVRNGYECGIGVKNYNDVRAGDQIEVFEIVEIKRTLD from the coding sequence ATGACAGAACTGACAGTGAAAGCACTAAGTGAAGAAATTGGTACTCCAGTTGAGCACTTAGTAGAACAACTTGCTGATGCTGGTATGAAAAAAACCAGTACAGACAGTGTTACTGATGCCGAGAAGCAACAGCTTCTTGCGCATCTTAAAAAAGGCAACGGTTCAAACAGTGATTCAGAGCCTACTCGTCTTACTTTGCAGCGTAAAACCAAGAGTACATTAAGTGTGTCTGCTGGTGGCGGTAAAAGTAAAGAAGTACAAGTTGAAGTGCGTAAAAAGCGTACTTATGTGAAGCGTACTGCTGTTGATGAAGAAGCAAAACGTGAAGCTGAAGAACAAGCCGCACGTGAAGCAGCAGAAATTGCAAAACGCGAAGCGGAAGAAAAAGCAAAATTAGAGGCAGAAGCTAAGGCAAAAGCTGAAGCGGAAGCAAAAGCAAAGCGTGAAGCTGAAGAAAAAGCGAAACGTGAAGCTGCGGAAAAAGCAAAAGCCGAAGAAGCAAAAGCAGCCGCTAAACGTTCTCCTGAAGAAAAAGCGCAACATGAAGCTGCTAAAAAAGAAGCAGAAGCATTGAAACGCCGTCAGGAAGAAGAAGCTCAACGTAAAGCAGAACAAGAAGCACAAAAATTGGTAGAAGAAGCACGTAAGTTAGCAGAAGAAAACGAAGCTCGTTGGTCTGAAGAAGAGAAGAAGAAAAAAGAATCTGAAAACTCTGATTACCACGTTACGACAAACAAACACGCACGTGATGCTGAAGATGAAGCCGATCGCCGCAGTGAAGCAAGCCGTCGTAAGAAGAAAAAACCAGCGAAAAAAGAAGAAGAACGCTTTAGTGGGCGTAATGCTCGCGGTGGTCGTAACCGTAAAGGTAAATTGGCTAAGCCGACATCTATGCAGCAAGGGTTTGATAAAAATGCCACTGTAGCAAAAGCCGATGTTGTGATTGGCGAGACGATCGTTGTGTCTGAACTGGCGAATAAAATGTCAGTGAAAGGGACTGAAGTCATTAAAACCATGATGAAGATGGGCGCAATGGCGACCATCAACCAAGTGATCGACCAAGAAACAGCGGCATTAGTGGCTGAAGAAATGGGTCACAAAGTGGTTCTTCGTAAAGAAAATGAATTAGAAGAAGCGATTTTATCTGATCGTGACAATACAACAGAAGCTGTGCCTCGCGCGCCAGTTGTTACTATCATGGGTCACGTTGACCACGGTAAAACATCAACACTTGATTATATTCGTCGTAGTCGTGTTGCATCAGGTGAAGCGGGTGGTATTACTCAGCACATCGGTGCTTATCATGTTGAAACTGACAATGGCATGATCACCTTCTTGGATACTCCAGGACACGCCGCATTTACGTCAATGCGTGCTCGTGGTGCTCAAGCGACAGATATCGTAGTACTTGTTGTGGCTGCCGATGATGGTGTGATGCCACAAACTGTTGAAGCGATTCAACACGCAAAAGCAGCGGGTGTACCTCTGATTATTGCGGTTAACAAAATCGATAAAGAAGATGCAAATCCAGATAACGTTAAAAATGAGCTTGCTCAATATGACGTAATCCCAGAAGAGTGGGGCGGCGAAAACATGTTCGTTCATATCTCTGCTAAAACGGGTGAAAATATCGATGGGCTTCTTGAAGCTATCTTGTTACAAGCAGAAGTTTTAGAGCTTAAAGCAGTAACCGATGGTATGGCTTCTGGTGTTGTCGTTGAATCTCGTCTTGATAAAGGTCGTGGTCCAGTTGCAACGGTTCTTGTTCAAGCGGGTACGTTACGCAAAGGTGATATCGTATTATGTGGTCAAGAATATGGTCGTATCCGCGCGATGCGTGATGAGAATGGTCAAGAGATCACAGAAGCGGGTCCTTCAATGCCTGCTGAGATTCTTGGTTTATCAGGTGTACCGGCTTCTGGTGATGAAGCAACAGTAGTACGTGATGAGCGTAAAGCACGTGAAGTTGCGAACTATCGTCAAGGTAAATTCCGTGACGTGAAACTAGCTCGTCAGCAAAAATCGAAACTTGAAAACATGTTCTCTAACATGGAAGCAGGTGAAGTTGCTGAGCTTAACGTGGTACTGAAAGCTGACGTTCAAGGTTCAGTTGAAGCGATCGCTGATTCACTACGTAAACTTTCTACGGATGAAGTGAAAGTGAATATTGTAGGTTCAGGCGTTGGTGGTATTACTGAAACTGATGCAGTACTTGCAGCCGCTTCTAACGCTATTATCCTTGGCTTTAACGTACGTGCTGATGCTTCTGCTCGCCGTACTGTTGAGAATGAAAGCTTAGACTTACGTTACTACTCAATCATTTATCAATTGATTGACGAAGTTAAATTGGCGATGGGCGGTATGCTTGCTCCTGAATTTAAACAAGAGATCATTGGTCTTGCGGAAGTTCGTGATGTCTTCAAGTCACCTAAACTAGGCGCTATCGCTGGTTGTATGGTAACTGAAGGCGTGATTAAGCGTAGCAACCCAATCCGTGTACTTCGTGATAACGTGGTTATTTATGAAGGTGAGCTTGAGTCTTTACGTCGCTTTAAAGATGACGTACAAGAAGTTCGTAACGGTTACGAGTGTGGTATCGGCGTTAAGAACTATAATGATGTTCGTGCTGGAGACCAAATCGAAGTATTCGAAATCGTTGAGATTAAGCGTACTCTTGATTAA
- the nlpI gene encoding lipoprotein NlpI, producing the protein MGCANQGNSSSSWAYPPLAIPLQPSIQQELQIARLNQLLTRKDVSQNVRAQMFAERGRFLDSVGLSDLARIDYERSLKLNPAQSEVFNVLGVYFTQTSDYDSAFDAFDSSLELDPNNEYAERNRAIALYYADRNSLALQDMTSNYEKDPSDPYRALWLFYIQREDNAEKATADLQQRYDQKDDQWGWNLVGMTLGKLSEGEVLESVAMSTQNNVELAQKLTEVYFYLAKNYQYKGDYSNAIALYKLTISMNVYEFSEHRYAFLELGRIFKSIQAERAEAKKEASKGRESEESKPLPQQESNQPLQTYQAPKLSA; encoded by the coding sequence ATGGGATGTGCCAATCAAGGTAACTCTTCAAGCTCATGGGCATATCCGCCTCTTGCGATTCCATTGCAGCCTTCTATTCAGCAAGAGCTTCAGATCGCGCGTCTAAATCAATTGTTAACTCGAAAAGATGTTAGCCAGAATGTACGTGCTCAGATGTTTGCCGAACGTGGTCGTTTTTTAGATAGCGTTGGCTTATCTGATTTAGCGCGCATAGACTACGAACGCTCTTTAAAATTAAACCCTGCACAATCGGAAGTCTTTAACGTACTTGGTGTTTACTTTACCCAAACGAGTGATTATGACTCTGCGTTTGATGCCTTTGATTCGAGTTTAGAGCTTGATCCAAATAATGAATATGCTGAGCGTAACCGTGCCATCGCTTTATATTATGCCGACCGTAATTCTCTAGCACTTCAAGATATGACCAGTAATTATGAAAAGGATCCTTCTGACCCTTATCGTGCTTTATGGTTGTTCTACATTCAACGTGAAGATAATGCAGAGAAAGCAACCGCTGATCTTCAACAGCGTTATGATCAGAAAGATGATCAATGGGGGTGGAATTTAGTTGGTATGACTCTAGGTAAGCTTAGCGAAGGTGAAGTACTAGAATCGGTTGCGATGAGTACGCAAAATAATGTTGAACTCGCCCAAAAGCTGACAGAAGTGTATTTTTATTTAGCGAAGAATTACCAATATAAAGGTGACTACTCTAATGCTATTGCGTTATACAAATTAACCATTTCAATGAATGTATATGAGTTCTCTGAACATCGTTATGCTTTCTTAGAATTAGGCCGTATTTTTAAGTCTATTCAAGCTGAGCGCGCTGAAGCAAAGAAAGAAGCGAGTAAAGGTCGGGAGAGCGAAGAAAGCAAGCCGTTACCACAGCAAGAATCAAATCAACCATTACAAACCTATCAAGCGCCTAAGCTAAGTGCTTAA
- the ubiU gene encoding ubiquinone anaerobic biosynthesis protein UbiU, with translation MELLCPAGNLPALKTAIDCGADAVYIGFKDDTNARHFAGLNFSGKKLDKAVQYVHDHNKKIHVALNTFAHPNGFERWTNAVDQAVDIGVDALIIADIALLDYASNKYPEMELHLSVQASATNSAAVNFYASNFNVKRVVLPRVLSMHQVKQLSRNIPAGVELEVFAFGSLCIMSEGRCYLSSYLTGESPNTVGACSPAKYVRWQETSNGLESRLNDILIDRYGEGENAGYPTLCKGRFDINITGEDQRYHVLEEPTSLNTLSMLPELFAANVASVKIEGRQRSPAYVEQVTRTWRAAIDRYLANPEAYQVEPQWDATLANVSEGTQTTLGAYHRKWQ, from the coding sequence ATGGAACTACTTTGCCCCGCGGGCAATTTACCTGCACTCAAAACGGCTATCGATTGTGGTGCGGATGCTGTTTATATTGGATTCAAAGATGACACCAACGCTCGTCACTTTGCTGGATTAAACTTCAGCGGAAAAAAACTCGATAAAGCGGTTCAATATGTCCACGACCATAATAAAAAAATTCATGTCGCGTTAAATACTTTTGCTCACCCTAATGGCTTCGAACGTTGGACCAATGCAGTCGATCAAGCCGTTGATATTGGAGTCGATGCACTCATCATCGCGGATATTGCGTTACTCGACTATGCCTCGAATAAATACCCAGAGATGGAATTGCATTTATCCGTTCAAGCATCAGCAACCAACAGCGCTGCCGTCAACTTCTACGCCAGTAACTTTAATGTTAAACGAGTGGTTCTACCGCGCGTCCTTTCTATGCACCAAGTGAAGCAATTATCGCGAAATATTCCGGCGGGTGTTGAACTAGAAGTGTTTGCTTTTGGCAGCTTATGCATTATGTCTGAAGGCCGTTGCTATCTCTCGTCTTACCTAACCGGTGAATCCCCAAACACGGTCGGAGCTTGTTCTCCTGCTAAGTATGTTCGCTGGCAAGAAACATCAAATGGCTTAGAGTCACGCTTGAACGACATTCTCATCGACCGTTATGGAGAAGGCGAGAATGCTGGCTACCCAACGCTTTGCAAAGGCCGCTTTGATATTAATATCACCGGTGAAGATCAGCGTTATCACGTATTAGAAGAACCAACGAGTCTGAATACATTATCGATGCTACCAGAGCTTTTTGCTGCCAATGTGGCTTCAGTGAAAATTGAAGGCCGTCAACGTAGCCCTGCATATGTGGAACAAGTGACACGCACTTGGCGTGCGGCAATCGATCGCTATCTAGCTAACCCAGAGGCATACCAAGTTGAACCTCAATGGGATGCTACTTTAGCCAATGTGTCTGAAGGCACACAAACGACACTTGGTGCTTATCACCGTAAATGGCAGTAG